A stretch of DNA from uncultured Fretibacterium sp.:
GCAGATTCCGCAGCCGTCCCCGTAGGTATCGAACGACGCCGTGCCCATGGAGAGGCCGGAGGTCAGGAGCTCGACGAGCAGGCCCAGCCCATAGCCCTTATGCCCTCCGAAGGTCTCCGTCGCCCCTCCCAGGAAGAGCAGGCCTCCGTAGGGGCTCTTGTTCCCACGGTTGGTGCTTGCGACGGTGACGGCGTCCGTGGTGTCCGCGCCCGTCTCATCGACGGCCCATCCGGCCGGCATGGTCCCCTCGCGCCGAGCCGCGACCTCGATTTTGCCGAACGCCACGGTCGTCGTCGCCATGTCCAGCATGAAGT
This window harbors:
- a CDS encoding Ldh family oxidoreductase; amino-acid sequence: FMLDMATTTVAFGKIEVAARREGTMPAGWAVDETGADTTDAVTVASTNRGNKSPYGGLLFLGGATETFGGHKGYGLGLLVELLTSGLSMGTASFDTYGDGCGICHCFQAMRMDLFGDAGAVQRHVAGILDRIRSGSRAEGQERIYIHGEKEFERREKALKEGVWLDPATWKRLDEYADKFGVERLEP